A window of Clostridioides sp. ES-S-0010-02 genomic DNA:
GTTGCTGAGAATGAAGCTTCACAAACAAGCGAAAGAATAAAATTTGTTTTTAATAATAAAATTAGACGTGGTGAAGTTATAACTGGAAGTGTTTCATTTGGATATAAAATTGTTGATAAGCACTTAGCAATTGATGAGGAAAAAGCCGAAATAGTAAGAGAATGTTTTAATTCCTACGAGAAATTTACTTCAATGATAAGAGCTTTGCAACATATAAACAGCTCTTTCAATACTAACTTTTCTTATAATTTTGTTTACAGAATATTAAAAAATAATATATATACAGGAACATACATTCACAATGATTTAGTTGTAGAGAATTTTTGTGATGCAATTATAAGTTCTGAACAGTTTAATATTGTTCAAAAACTATTATTAAAAAATACCAAAGTTTATAATAATAAATATCTTAATACCCTAGGCATGCAGTATATTTTTTCTGGTATGGTAATATGTAAATGCGGTCGCAAAATGAGTGGTACATATTCTTTAAGTAGGGATAAAATAATATATAAATATTATAGATGTCATGTATCGCAAACAAGTAAAAAGTGTGCTAATACAAAACGCTTGTCAGAAAAAAAGATTGAAGCTTTTTTATTGAAAAATGTAAGAAAACAATTAGAAGAAACTATTCTTAAACATGAATCTAATAATAAAAAAATAAAAAGTAAAAATAATAATAACCAACTTAAAAACAAGATAAAAAAACAAATAAATAAACTACAAGATTTATATTTTGATGATTTAATAGATAAAGAAGATTACAAGCTTAAATACCAAAACCTTAATGCACAATTGATTGAATTAGAAAACAATAATAGAGAGGGAAAAAATTCTATAATAAATTTACAATCTATTAGAAGCTTTTTAGAAATTAACTTTGAAGAGATATACTCTGATTTAAATGACCAAGAAAAAAGAACATTGTGGACTAGTATAATAGACACTATAGTTATTGATGAAAATAAGAATCTTACTATAAATTTTTTATAATAATTTGTTTTAATTTTTGTACTAATACACTATTACCTGATGGTCCTAAAAATCCTAGTATTTCTCCTTTCCCTACTTCAAAATTAATATTTTGTAAAAATTTTTTATTTGTATAACTAAATGATAAATTATCAACTTTAATCATTTTTATCCCACCTTTTTATATATTTGACTATTTTAACTATATAGTCAATAAAAATCAATTTTTTTGTTTGTTAATACTTTTTAGTAAAAATATTAGCAAACAAGTTTAAGAATTTATTCCATAAGTTGTATAACTAGACCTCTTATCATCAATCTTAAAGCATCATCAAAGCAATTCTCACCAACTTCATGTTTGTATAACATAGTAAGAAATACTGCTCTAAACGCACCACTAAAGTTTTCTACACTTTTATTTTTTGCATTTGGAATATAAGATATCATCTTACTAATTTCAAAATCATCATGTTTAAAATGTTCTTCAATTATAGAATCTGGTAATTTTCGCATTAGTATTTCAAATTCTCCATTAATTAACAGATTTAAAATTGAAGTATCATCAACTAACTTATAAAATTTCATAAATATATCTGTCAACTGCTCATATGTAACACTGTCATCAAGTTTTTTTAATTCATATAACATTTGATTTTGTATTGAATCATGTATATCTCTCAATACTTCAAAAAAAAGTAATTCTTTAGATTTAAAAAACAGATAAAAAGTTCCTTTTGGAATATTTGCTCGTCTTACAAGCTCATCAACAGTAGTTTTTCTAATGCCATATTGCTCAATGCACAAACTAGCTTCTTCTTTAAGTCTTTTAACTATGTATTCTCTTTCTTTATCAGAATATGATTTAGGCATCCTTTCACCTCCTATTTGACTAAATTAATCTTTACAGTCAATATAATTCATTTCCACTTTAATGTCAATAAATTTCTTAATTCCATTAAAAATCTTCGAAAATTCTGAATTTTATATAGCTTTTTTTATGCTATAATGTTATAATTAAAGTATAAATAATATATTATTCTATTTTCATATCTATTTGCTTATTTTTTAACTTAGTTTCTAATAGCAGTAATCATATTTATCTTTTTAAAAGTTCCATTTTTAATAAAAAATGAAGGAGTTGATTTTATGACTACTACTACAAAAAATCGTTTTTATGATTTTGTTCAAGAAAACTTAAATAAATATGTTGAAGTAAATTCTTATTTTAGCAGTTGCCCTTTATATGGGGAAATTATAGAAGCAGACAGCTTATCAATTACACTTTGTTCAAGATATATAGACGAATCTAATCCATCTTTAAACGAGACTTACACACTATATTTACCACTTAGCTCTATAATAGCTATTAGAACTATATAAAAAAGTTAATTAAATACAGGTTGTTTTTATATAGGATGTAAGACTTTCTATATAAAAATAACCCTTTTCTATTTATACACTTAAAATATTAATACATATATTTAAAGCTGTAAATAGAATCTTATAATTATTGATTGTTTCAGTTATCAATAATTAAAATAACTATTTACAGCTTACATTTGACACTCTCTACTAGAAATATATTAATCTACTAGTATCTATCTTATTTAGCACTTTTTAATTTTACTAACTCCTTAAAGGCGTTTTGATTTGCACCTCCACCAACTTGAGTTGCTTTTTCTAAAGTTTTATTTTTAAGAACATCTTTTTGACTATCAGCTAATTTATCACCAACCAAAATTACTGGTGACGCATTTTTTGCTCCTAAAGGGCCAACTGCTAATCCATCTATTAAATCATTTTGACTCTTGATTCCATTTTTAACTACATATGCATTTTTCAAAGTATCTTTTTTATAAAAATTATCTATTATCTTTGAATTTGTTTCGTCTCTGCTACTACCAGATAATCTAGTGGGATTTTTAAGTTTACTTTCCAAACTAGTTGATAAAGATACTGTACCGCCAATAATATAAGACTTCTCTATATTTAGTGAGTTTAAAAATTCATCTGCTCCTTGTAATTCGCTTTTTTCATTTGCAAGTATAATTGGAATATTATTTTCTGCTGCGGCTGCACCTACACTAATTGCATCAGCCAAACCTTTTACACCATTTACAACAGCTATTTGAGAAACATT
This region includes:
- a CDS encoding recombinase family protein — translated: MKRVALYIRVSTEEQVLHGDSIRTQTEALEQYAKDNGFIVVDKYIDEGYSATNLKRPSLQRMLEDIKENKIDLILLTKIDRFSRGVKNFYKIIEILEKHKCDWKTILENYDSSTAAGRLHINIMLSVAENEASQTSERIKFVFNNKIRRGEVITGSVSFGYKIVDKHLAIDEEKAEIVRECFNSYEKFTSMIRALQHINSSFNTNFSYNFVYRILKNNIYTGTYIHNDLVVENFCDAIISSEQFNIVQKLLLKNTKVYNNKYLNTLGMQYIFSGMVICKCGRKMSGTYSLSRDKIIYKYYRCHVSQTSKKCANTKRLSEKKIEAFLLKNVRKQLEETILKHESNNKKIKSKNNNNQLKNKIKKQINKLQDLYFDDLIDKEDYKLKYQNLNAQLIELENNNREGKNSIINLQSIRSFLEINFEEIYSDLNDQEKRTLWTSIIDTIVIDENKNLTINFL
- a CDS encoding TetR/AcrR family transcriptional regulator produces the protein MPKSYSDKEREYIVKRLKEEASLCIEQYGIRKTTVDELVRRANIPKGTFYLFFKSKELLFFEVLRDIHDSIQNQMLYELKKLDDSVTYEQLTDIFMKFYKLVDDTSILNLLINGEFEILMRKLPDSIIEEHFKHDDFEISKMISYIPNAKNKSVENFSGAFRAVFLTMLYKHEVGENCFDDALRLMIRGLVIQLME
- a CDS encoding ATPase, producing MTTTTKNRFYDFVQENLNKYVEVNSYFSSCPLYGEIIEADSLSITLCSRYIDESNPSLNETYTLYLPLSSIIAIRTI